In Zingiber officinale cultivar Zhangliang chromosome 6A, Zo_v1.1, whole genome shotgun sequence, a single genomic region encodes these proteins:
- the LOC121996009 gene encoding uncharacterized protein LOC121996009 produces the protein MAAHVNVGRRMVAALALAMVACLSCAVAGRVGGPGETQRLEVRRHLKRFNKAPVKSIKSPDGDTIDCVHVSHQPAFDHPFLKNHTIQTRPNFHPEGLFDDSKATSDKKTSSMAQPWHQNGRCPEDTIPIRRTTRDDVLRASSIKRYGRKKHKSFPNPLSVEPDLLNENGHQHAIAYVEGDKYYGAKATINVWQPKIQQTNEFSLSQLWILGGSFGQDLNSIEAGWQVSPELYGDNNTRLFTYWTSDAYQATGCYNLLCSGFIQINNAIAMGASISPISNYDGSQYDISILVWKDPKEGNWWMQFGRDHVLGYWPSFLFSYLADSASMIEWGGEVLNSDPDGEHTSTGMGSGHFPEEGYSKASYFRNIQIVDGSNHLSAPTGVGSFTEQSNCYNVQNGNNGDWGQYFYYGGPGRNSNCQ, from the exons ATGGCGGCGCACGTTAATGTAGGCCGCCGGATGGTGGCTGCGCTGGCTCTGGCGATGGTGGCCTGCTTATCGTGCGCTGTCGCGGGGCGCGTCGGCGGGCCGGGAGAGACGCAGCGGTTGGAGGTGCGGCGGCACCTCAAGCGGTTCAATAAAGCCCCCGTCAAGAGCATCAAG AGTCCAGATGGAGATACCATAGACTGTGTTCATGTGTCTCACCAACCAGCCTTTGATCATCCTTTCCTCAAGAACCATACTATCCAG ACGAGGCCAAATTTCCACCCAGAAGGGTTGTTTGATGATAGCAAGGCAACATCAGATAAGAAAACTTCCTCCATGGCTCAGCCGTGGCATCAGAATGGGAGATGCCCTGAGGATACCATCCCTATCAGGAGAACCACCAGGGATGATGTATTACGGGCTAGCTCCATTAAAAGATACGGGAGGAAGAAGCATAAAAGCTTTCCCAACCCCCTATCTGTCGAGCCTGACCTTCTCAATGAGAATGGACACCAG CATGCAATTGCATATGTAGAGGGAGACAAATACTATGGAGCAAAAGCAACAATTAACGTCTGGCAGCCAAAGATCCAGCAAACCAATGAGTTCAGTCTCTCTCAGCTCTGGATATTAGGGGGCTCTTTTGGGCAGGATCTTAATAGCATCGAAGCTGGTTGGCAG GTCAGCCCTGAGCTGTATGGGGACAATAACACTAGGCTGTTTACTTATTGGACT AGCGACGCATACCAAGCAACAGGATGCTACAACCTGCTGTGCTCTGGTTTCATTCAAATAAACAATGCGATCGCAATGGGTGCCAGCATCTCCCCGATCTCCAACTACGACGGTTCGCAATATGATATAAGCATACTGGTTTGGAAG GATCCCAAGGAAGGGAACTGGTGGATGCAATTTGGGAGGGATCATGTGTTAGGCTACTGGCCTTCTTTCCTCTTCTCATACCTCGCCGACAGTGCGTCCATGATCGAATGGGGAGGGGAGGTTTTGAACTCAGACCCAGACGGGGAGCACACTTCTACTGGGATGGGCAGTGGCCATTTCCCTGAAGAAGGATACAGCAAAGCAAGCTACTTCAGGAACATTCAGATAGTTGATGGCTCTAACCATCTAAGCGCCCCGACGGGGGTCGGATCGTTCACGGAGCAGTCAAACTGCTACAACGTGCAGAACGGAAACAATGGTGATTGGGGGCAGTACTTCTACTATGGAGGACCAGGCAGAAACTCTAATTGCCAATAG
- the LOC121996011 gene encoding uncharacterized protein LOC121996011 produces MGKQITNEQRSSCPDEISGRTPMKMLISQEMCGGTESTKKPPSVIARLMGLDSIPAQKWETSKEKVRNNSYLSNGLADELHQCKHNHKEYFDVYEVEQPTKDIWIDEQSVRKARLVENSHKIRTVLVREKFLEAKRLATDGKFLDSQEFQDAVKVLNSNRDLFIKFLEESNSVFTKQPLKPQSLSLPSQTTPITVLKPSNTMDSKGNQSMGKQLLSDSDANIGKVSKRYWGTGFCEPKHDALSQRTRIVILKPSNLHTLQGTHNSSRDLIAADELVSSRKELEEVSEEEEESVFSIRKDEALSMSVLSTGYIGDESSFNRSDCVYLEDEVGSTNEYDAASSATEYSWDYINKISSPLSTSSFNQTSPSPESSVIVEAKKRLSERLSASVASNVHLRELRHLRTTSTLREMLSIPESTKQGRIEEDLTHSNKPFDAEDILNAPSASFPTFEETSQQNSLRSSLAHGIDDFNVGLSGSLMVEPTVRTVVPKSNNRKLSFKDKISSFFFSGSKNPSRDELSRAASVPDVISSFSDTFVSPHGRSTEMLMLSEGVPKEKSRKLTDFQDKSGHNSASEDMLLDAENSLSESFGGTIAARPLCRSPLIKSVRSSYLDLASTKPSNPFMVFTKADEEYEQFAFLQKLLSSSGMNSINQMLYRGWYSLDSPLNPSLLHESLHMEDRKEKSQMILSSRRLLFDSINTALLDICQSALLAAYPWTQRPVHKPREEHHDGDAAMAEQVWAIVRKGSNGDKWISKEPCYNSNMLTKGDYCYNSNMIDRLVKEEVAGSQGDAARWLEVCEFSKEIGGKVLEELVEELLSELSHS; encoded by the exons ATGGGGAAACAA ATAACAAATGAACAAAGGAGTAGTTGTCCCGATGAAATATCTGGCAGAACTCCGATGAAGATGCTAATATCACAGGAAATGTGTGGTGGCACAGAGTCTACAAAGAAGCCACCAAGTGTTATTGCGAGATTAATGGGTCTTGATTCTATACCAGCGCAGAAATGGGAGACAAGCAAGGAGAAAGTAAGAAACAATAGCTATCTTAGCAATGGTTTGGCCGATGAGCTACATCAATGCAAACACAACCACAAGGAGTATTTTGATGTATATGAAGTAGAACAACCGACGAAGGATATTTGGATCGATGAGCAATCTGTGCGGAAGGCAAGATTAGTTGAGAATTCACATAAGATAAGAACAGTCCTTGTTCGGGAGAAGTTTCTTGAAGCTAAACGCTTGGCTACTGATGGCAAGTTTCTTGATTCTCAGGAGTTCCAAGATGCAGTTAAAGTTCTAAACTCAAACAGAGATTTGTTTATTAAATTCCTGGAAGAATCCAACTCAGTGTTCACAAAACAACCCTTGAAGCCACAGAGCCTCTCTCTGCCTTCTCAGACAACTCCTATAACTGTGCTGAAACCTTCCAATACCATGGACAGTAAAGGAAACCAGTCCATGGGAAAACAGCTTTTATCTGATTCTGATGCAAATATAGGAAAGGTAAGTAAGCGTTATTGGGGCACTGGTTTCTGTGAGCCAAAGCATGATGCCTTATCTCAACGAACAAGAATAGTCATCCTAAAGCCCAGCAATTTACATACATTGCAAGGCACACATAACTCTAGTCGAGATCTGATCGCTGCTGATGAATTGGTAAGTTCAAGAAAAGAACTCGAGGAGGTaagtgaggaggaggaagaaagcgtATTTAGCATCAGAAAAGATGAAGCTTTGTCTATGTCAGTATTATCAACTGGATACATTGGTGATGAGAGCTCATTCAATAGGTCAGATTGTGTGTATTTGGAAGATGAGGTTGGCAGTACAAATGAATATGATGCTGCATCTTCAGCTACAGAGTATTCATGGGATTACATCAATAAAATTAGTAGTCCACTCTCGACATCATCCTTTAATCAAACATCACCTTCTCCTGAATCATCAGTTATTGTAGAAGCCAAGAAAAGGCTTTCAGAAAGGCTATCAGCTTCTGTCGCATCCAATGTTCATCTTCGAGAACTTAGACATTTAAGAACCACAAGCACCTTACGAGAGATGCTTTCCATTCCCGAGTCAACGAAGCAAGGAAGAATTGAGGAGGACCTTACTCATTCTAATAAACCATTTGATGCAGAAGATATCCTGAATGCACCCTCAGCATCATTCCCTACATTTGAAGAAACTTCCCAGCAGAATTCGTTGAGATCTTCTTTGGCTCATGGAATTGACGATTTTAATGTTGGGCTCTCTGGGTCTTTAATGGTCGAACCCACTGTTCGAACAGTGGTTCCCAAGTCAAATAACAGGAAGTTATCATTCAAGGACAAGATCTCAAGTTTTTTCTTCTCCGGAAGCAAAAATCCTAGCAGAGACGAGCTTTCTAGAGCTGCCTCAGTCCCTGACGTGATATCATCCTTCAGTGATACTTTTGTATCACCACATGGTAGATCAACTGAAATGTTGATGCTTTCTGAG GGTGTTCCCAAAGAAAAATCCAGAAAGTTAACTGACTTCCAGGATAAATCTGGCCATAATTCAGCTTCAGAAGACATGCTACTCGATGCAGAGAATAGTTTGTCAGAGTCTTTTGGAGGGACCATTGCTGCACGTCCAC TGTGTAGGTCTCCACTAATCAAATCCGTTCGCTCCTCCTACTTGGACTTGGCATCAACAAAACCTTCCAATCCTTTTATGGTTTTCACCAAGGCAGATGAAGAGTATGAGCAGTTTGCATTCCTCCAGAAACTGCTATCTTCTTCCGGAATGAACAGCATTAACCAAATGCTGTACCGCGGGTGGTATTCACTCGACAGCCCTTTGAATCCATCTCTACTGCACGAGTCCCTTCACATGGAAGACAGGAAAGAGAAATCCCAGATGATACTCTCGAGCCGGAGGCTGTTGTTCGACTCCATAAACACAGCATTGTTAGACATCTGCCAGTCTGCATTGCTCGCCGCATATCCATGGACCCAAAGGCCAGTTCACAAACCCAGAGAAGAACACCATGACGGTGATGCCGCAATGGCAGAGCAAGTCTGGGCGATCGTTAGAAAAGGGTCGAATGGCGACAAGTGGATATCAAAGGAGCCCTGTTATAATAGCAATATGTTGACAAAAGGCGACTACTGTTATAATAGCAATATGATAGATAGATTGGTGAAGGAAGAGGTCGCAGGGAGTCAAGGAGATGCAGCAAGGTGGCTGGAGGTGTGTGAATTCAGCAAGGAGATTGGTGGGAAGGTGTTGGAGGAGTTGGTCGAAGAATTACTTTCTGAATTATCCCATAGTTGA
- the LOC121996008 gene encoding tetraspanin-18-like encodes MRPSLCRSCLAFALKFLHFLQTFVGASVLIYSLWVLNRWRRHDYLSFDLPDLPAPWFVCVSMGVGILICLISLIGYLAAETVYGCCLCFHAILTVMLIVLEVAVVGQLMLNKHWEEELPYDSTGELKHLRVFIEDNMDIFTWVAVCVIATQALSLLLTLILRATTAHRRVTYDSDEDFVVIRQPLLDPKGVGPSTSIDVRRSYYDNWNSRMRQKYGLNQSEFSQNPAFKMDTGKGRW; translated from the exons atGCGTCCCAGCCTTTGCCGGAGCTGCCTTGCCTTCGCCCTCAAGTTCTTGCACTTCTTACAGACCTTCGTCGGCGCCTCCGTATTGATCTATTCCCTGTGGGTGCTCAATCGTTGGCGTCGCCATGATTACCTCAGTTTCGATCTCCCAGATCTCCCAGCGCCCTG GTTCGTGTGCGTTTCGATGGGTGTTGGGATTTTGATATGTTTGATTTCGTTGATTGGGTATCTGGCAGCTGAGACGGTTTATGGATGCTGCCTCTGTTTC CATGCAATCTTAACCGTCATGCTTATTGTACTAGAAGTGGCTGTAGTGGGGCAGCTAATGCTAAATAAGCACTGGGAAGAG GAACTTCCGTATGACTCCACTGGAGAACTAAAACATCTACGAGTGTTTATAGAAGATAACATGGATATTTTCACATGGGTTGCTGTTTGTGTCATTGCTACTCAG GCTCTCTCACTTCTGTTAACACTGATATTGCGTGCCACGACTGCTCATAGAAGGGTTACATACGACAGTGATGAAGATTTTGTTGTAATTAGGCAACCACTTTTGGATCCAAAAGGGGTAGGGCCCTCAACCTCAATTGACGTCAGGAGATCTTACTATGACAATTGGAATTCTAGGATGAGACAGAAG TATGGGCTCAACCAAAGTGAATTCTCACAAAACCCTGCATTTAAGATGGATACAGGAAAAGGAAGATGGTGA
- the LOC121996005 gene encoding scarecrow-like protein 6, whose product MRGGTPLAVPQNGASLQVLEGEEGLLWCATSAMVAKRKEKGREKEKLLLEPRSVLESRRSPSPPSSSASTLSSSLVVGGGRSASSDGSAITATPSAAAEGASRAESTTELLPVPASLAGDLEGLFCEPAASIGQDQNFLGWIISEADDTSGGGNFDSLCVFEGADSFGCGIPNPNLGLAPSADILPLLLPPLPAELHLQDEKHLLPNQENQAQPPQLFPSFFLPFHQQSTTYHRGQPWKHLAPPTRKRPAVDPFPTSRAPELLCQNVPHQMGFRRQLDAAGFQLQPPSVKPKLASGDEPSVAAATPVQQQQRALFDQLFEVAELIVAGNTFSARGILARLNHQLPSPLGKPLLRSAFYFKEALHLLASNSPQAPPPVSTPLDALLKFATYKTFSDVSPIAQFTSLTCVQAILEALDGATCIHIIDFDIGIGVQWSALMQELVHRCSSAVAAPPYLKITAFTSPCSHHPLELHLIHQNLLQFARGLGLVFEFNILDLDPFDPSALLRMRPTPNEAVAVNLPVGSSIDLLILDLLRFVKQLSPKILVSVDYGYDRIDLPYGHNILSSIRSCILLLDSIDAAGTNPDAANKIERFLVRPRIQNAVFRHLHLSNKKAVSWRHLFSSAGFVPVQFSNITETQAECLLKRVLVQGFSVDRSQTSLSLCWKRGELASVSAWK is encoded by the coding sequence ATGAGGGGAGGGACGCCCCTTGCCGTCCCACAAAATGGGGCTTCTTTGCAGGTCTTGGAGGGAGAAGAAGGTCTCCTCTGGTGCGCTACTTCTGCTATGGTTGCTAAGAGGAAGGAGAAAGGAAGGGAGAAGGAAAAGCTGCTGCTTGAGCCGCGTTCGGTGCTGGAAAGCAGGCGGAGCCCTAGCCCGCCGAGTTCCTCCGCCTCGACGCTGTCGTCCTCACTCGTCGTTGGTGGAGGAAGGTCTGCCTCCTCTGACGGATCCGCGATCACCGCCACTCCCTCGGCGGCGGCGGAAGGGGCCTCGAGGGCGGAGAGCACGACAGAGCTTCTGCCAGTACCAGCTTCCCTCGCCGGTGATTTGGAAGGCTTGTTCTGCGAACCGGCCGCCTCAATAGGACAAGACCAAAACTTTCTTGGGTGGATCATCAGCGAGGCTGATGACACCTCCGGCGGCGGTAACTTCGATTCGCTCTGCGTTTTCGAAGGTGCTGACAGTTTTGGTTGCGGGATCCCGAACCCTAATCTTGGCCTTGCTCCTTCAGCCGATATCCTCCCTCTTCTGTTGCCTCCGTTGCCGGCGGAGCTTCATTTGCAAGACGAAAAGCATCTCCTTCCCAATCAGGAGAACCAGGCCCAACCACCACAgctcttcccttccttcttcctccCATTTCATCAGCAGTCGACTACCTACCACCGGGGTCAGCCGTGGAAGCACCTCGCCCCTCCTACACGCAAACGCCCTGCCGTCGATCCCTTCCCTACCTCTCGTGCTCCTGAGCTCCTCTGCCAAAACGTCCCCCATCAAATGGGATTCAGACGACAGCTCGATGCCGCTGGATTCCAGCTTCAACCGCCGTCAGTAAAGCCCAAATTAGCAAGTGGAGACGAGCCGTCCGTGGCAGCTGCGACCCCAGTTCAGCAGCAGCAACGGGCATTGTTCGACCAGCTCTTCGAGGTGGCAGAGTTGATCGTGGCCGGGAACACCTTCAGCGCCCGTGGGATATTGGCGCGGCTCAATCACCAGCTCCCTTCTCCATTGGGGAAACCTCTCTTGCGGTCTGCTTTCTACTTCAAGGAGGCTCTCCACCTCCTCGCCAGCAATTCCCCCCAAGCACCGCCGCCGGTGTCGACACCATTGGATGCGCTGCTCAAGTTCGCCACCTACAAAACCTTCTCCGACGTCTCGCCCATTGCCCAATTCACCAGCCTAACCTGCGTCCAGGCCATCTTGGAGGCACTTGACGGTGCTACCTGCATCCACATCATTGATTTCGACATTGGCATCGGCGTGCAGTGGTCAGCCCTTATGCAGGAGCTAGTTCACCGGTGTTCATCAGCAGTGGCTGCTCCGCCATACCTAAAGATCACTGCTTTTACATCTCCCTGCTCCCATCACCCTCTAGAGCTGCACCTCATTCACCAGAATTTGCTCCAGTTTGCTAGAGGTCTTGGCCTCGTTTTCGAATTCAACATTCTCGACCTTGACCCGTTTGATCCATCAGCGCTCTTAAGAATGCGTCCCACGCCCAATGAGGCAGTCGCCGTGAATCTCCCTGTTGGTTCTTCAATCGACCTGCTTATTCTGGATCTCCTACGCTTTGTGAAGCAGCTTTCCCCAAAGATTTTGGTCTCTGTTGATTATGGATACGATCGCATCGACCTACCTTACGGGCACAATATTCTCAGCTCAATTCGGTCATGCATACTTCTCCTCGATTCAATCGATGCAGCGGGTACCAATCCAGACGCCGCCAACAAGATCGAACGTTTCTTAGTCCGGCCAAGGATTCAAAATGCTGTTTTCCGACACCTTCATTTGTCGAACAAGAAGGCAGTTTCATGGAGGCATCTCTTTAGTTCTGCTGGATTCGTGCCTGTGCAGTTCAGCAACATCACAGAGACACAAGCAGAATGCCTTCTGAAGAGGGTGCTGGTTCAGGGATTCTCCGTCGACCGGAGCCAAACTTCCCTTTCCCTCTGCTGGAAGCGCGGGGAGCTTGCATCAGTATCAGCATGGAAGTGA
- the LOC121996007 gene encoding uncharacterized protein LOC121996007: MGKQITNEQRSSCPDEISGRTPMKMLISQEMCGGTESTKKPPSVIARLMGLDSIPVQKWETSKEKVRNNSYLSNGLADELHQCKHNHKEYFDVYEVEQPTKDIWIDEQSVRKARLVENSHKIRTVLVREKFLEAKRLATDGKFLDSQEFQDAVKVLNSNRDLFIKFLEESNSVFTKQPLKPQSLSLPSQTTPITVLKPSNTMDSKGNQSMGKQLLSDSDANIGKVSKRYWGTGFCEPKHDALSQRTRIVILKPSNLHTLQGTHNSSRDLIAADELVSSRKELEEVSEEEEESVFSIRKDEALSMSVLSTGYIGDESSFNRSDCVYLEDEVGSTNEYDAASSATEYSWDYINKISSPLSTSSFNQTSPSPESSVIVEAKKRLSERLSASVASNVHLRELRHLRTTSTLREMLSIPESTKQGRIEEDLTHSNKPFDAEDILNAPSASFPTFEETSQQNSLRSSLAHGIDDFNVGLSGSLMVEPTVRTVVPKSNNRKLSFKDKISSFFFSGSKNPSRDELSRAASVPDVISSFSDTFVSPHGRSTEMLMLSEGVPKEKSRKLTDFQDKSGHNSASEDMLLDAENSLSESFGGTIAARPLCRSPLIKSVRSSYLDLASTKPSNPFMVFTKADEEYEQFAFLQKLLSSSGMNSINQMLYRGWYSLDSPLNPSLLHESLHMEDRKEKSQMILSSRRLLFDSINTALLDICQSALLAAYPWTQRPVHKPREEHHDGDAAMAEQVWAIVRKGSNGDKWISKEPCYNSNMLTKGDYCYNSNMIDRLVKEEVAGSQGDAARWLEVCEFSKEIGGKVLEELVEELLSELSHS; encoded by the exons ATGGGGAAACAA ATAACAAATGAACAAAGGAGTAGTTGTCCCGATGAAATATCTGGCAGAACTCCGATGAAGATGCTAATATCACAGGAAATGTGTGGTGGCACAGAGTCTACAAAGAAGCCACCAAGTGTTATTGCGAGATTAATGGGTCTTGATTCTATACCAGTGCAGAAATGGGAGACAAGCAAGGAGAAAGTAAGAAACAATAGCTATCTTAGCAATGGTTTGGCCGATGAGCTACATCAATGCAAACACAACCACAAGGAGTATTTTGATGTATATGAAGTAGAACAACCGACGAAGGATATTTGGATCGATGAGCAATCTGTGCGGAAGGCAAGATTAGTTGAGAATTCACATAAGATAAGAACAGTCCTTGTTCGGGAGAAGTTTCTTGAAGCTAAACGCTTGGCTACTGATGGCAAGTTTCTTGATTCTCAGGAGTTCCAAGATGCAGTTAAAGTTCTAAACTCAAACAGAGATTTGTTTATTAAATTCCTGGAAGAATCCAACTCAGTGTTCACAAAACAACCCTTGAAGCCACAGAGCCTCTCTCTGCCTTCTCAGACAACTCCTATAACTGTGCTGAAACCTTCCAATACCATGGACAGTAAAGGAAACCAGTCCATGGGAAAACAGCTTTTATCTGATTCTGATGCAAATATAGGAAAGGTAAGTAAGCGTTATTGGGGCACTGGTTTCTGTGAGCCAAAGCATGATGCCTTATCTCAACGAACAAGAATAGTCATCCTAAAGCCCAGCAATTTACATACATTGCAAGGCACACATAACTCTAGTCGAGATCTGATCGCTGCTGATGAATTGGTAAGTTCAAGAAAAGAACTCGAGGAGGTaagtgaggaggaggaagaaagcgtATTTAGCATCAGAAAAGATGAAGCTTTGTCTATGTCAGTATTATCAACTGGATACATTGGTGATGAGAGCTCATTCAATAGGTCAGATTGTGTGTATTTGGAAGATGAGGTTGGCAGTACAAATGAATATGATGCTGCATCTTCAGCTACAGAGTATTCATGGGATTACATCAATAAAATTAGTAGTCCACTCTCGACATCATCCTTTAATCAAACATCACCTTCTCCTGAATCATCAGTTATTGTAGAAGCCAAGAAAAGGCTTTCAGAAAGGCTATCAGCTTCTGTCGCATCCAATGTTCATCTTCGAGAACTTAGACATTTAAGAACCACAAGCACCTTACGAGAGATGCTTTCCATTCCCGAGTCAACGAAGCAAGGAAGAATTGAGGAGGACCTTACTCATTCTAATAAACCATTTGATGCAGAAGATATCCTGAATGCACCCTCAGCATCATTCCCTACATTTGAAGAAACTTCCCAGCAGAATTCGTTGAGATCTTCTTTGGCTCATGGAATTGACGATTTTAATGTTGGGCTCTCTGGGTCTTTAATGGTCGAACCCACTGTTCGAACAGTGGTTCCCAAGTCAAATAACAGGAAGTTATCATTCAAGGACAAGATCTCAAGTTTTTTCTTCTCCGGAAGCAAAAATCCTAGCAGAGACGAGCTTTCTAGAGCTGCCTCAGTCCCTGACGTGATATCATCCTTCAGTGATACTTTTGTATCACCACATGGTAGATCAACTGAAATGTTGATGCTTTCTGAG GGTGTTCCCAAAGAAAAATCCAGAAAGTTAACTGACTTCCAGGATAAATCTGGCCATAATTCAGCTTCAGAAGACATGCTACTCGATGCAGAGAATAGTTTGTCAGAGTCTTTTGGAGGGACCATTGCTGCACGTCCAC TGTGTAGGTCTCCACTAATCAAATCCGTTCGCTCCTCCTACTTGGACTTGGCATCAACAAAACCTTCCAATCCTTTTATGGTTTTCACCAAGGCAGATGAAGAGTATGAGCAGTTTGCATTCCTCCAGAAACTGCTATCTTCTTCCGGAATGAACAGCATTAACCAAATGCTGTACCGCGGGTGGTATTCACTCGACAGCCCTTTGAATCCATCTCTACTGCACGAGTCCCTTCACATGGAAGACAGGAAAGAGAAATCCCAGATGATACTCTCGAGCCGGAGGCTGTTGTTCGACTCCATAAACACAGCATTGTTAGACATCTGCCAGTCTGCATTGCTCGCCGCATATCCATGGACCCAAAGGCCAGTTCACAAACCCAGAGAAGAACACCATGACGGTGATGCCGCAATGGCAGAGCAAGTCTGGGCGATCGTTAGAAAAGGGTCGAATGGCGACAAGTGGATATCAAAGGAGCCCTGTTATAATAGCAATATGTTGACAAAAGGCGACTACTGTTATAATAGCAATATGATAGATAGATTGGTGAAGGAAGAGGTCGCAGGGAGTCAAGGAGATGCAGCAAGGTGGCTGGAGGTGTGTGAATTCAGCAAGGAGATTGGTGGGAAGGTGTTGGAGGAGTTGGTCGAAGAATTACTTTCTGAATTATCCCATAGTTGA